A genomic segment from Sparus aurata chromosome 20, fSpaAur1.1, whole genome shotgun sequence encodes:
- the LOC115571504 gene encoding uncharacterized protein LOC115571504 yields the protein MQLTAQSFSLQTSSRLLKVKLLLSDSNMALGLFGRLSWICVLFSSGACFPATKGDYRYPYTATWGSAGGPAPGSNLQSEGSRSPEVSSLSLGYVSPPVGTGKKTPSFSAQLQPVAGTSGGSNLGPVYEAPQSGFAYPAGNTATAYSSGPSSGYNVAPLPYDNSGSPGLPWVGQPAGGADASFYDPSNWMPSRPFPDLSVWDSGDQMSQGASETSPLPPSSYIVQSRNGYLRAREVLSHTNYSPEYPQPPGYPSKAVKAPSGSPPATGPKGGHGVPLG from the exons ATGCAGCTCACAGCACAAAGCTTCAGTCTACAAACCTCCAGCAGGCTGCTGAAGGTCaaactgctgctctctgactcAAACATGGCGCTCGGGCTCTTTGGAAG GCTTTCTTGGATCTGTGTGCTGTTCAGCAGCGGCGCTTGTTTTCCTGCAACTAAAGGAG ACTACAGATATCCCTACACCGCTACATGGGGCTCTGCTGGTGGACCTGCTCCTGGATCAAACCTTCAGTCTGAAGGTTCCAGATCTCCTGAAGTGTCTTCCCTGAGCCTGGGGTACGTCAGCCCTCCTGTCGGCACTGGGAAGAAGACTCCGAGCTTCTCCGCGCAGCTTCAGCCTGTTGCTGGAACCAGTGGAGGGTCCAACCTGGGCCCCGTCTACGAGGCTCCTCAGTCTGGCTTCGCGTACCCTGCTGGGAACACGGCTACAGCCTACAGCTCTGGTCCGAGCTCTGGGTACAACGTAGCGCCTCTCCCTTACGACAACTCTGGTTCTCCAGGCCTTCCTTGGGTCGGGCAGCCTGCAGGGGGTGCTGACGCCTCGTTCTATGACCCGAGCAACTGGATGCCGTCGCGTCCTTTCCCAGACCTCAGCGTCTGGGACTCTGGCGACCAGATGTCACAGGGCGCGAGTGAGACGTCCCCTCTTCCGCCTTCATCCTACATCGTCCAGTCCAGGAACGGCTACCTGCGAGCACGAGAAGTCCTGTCCCACACAAACTACTCCCCAGAATACCCTCAGCCGCCAGGCTATCCCTCAAAGGCCGTCAAGGCACCAAGCGGGTCTCCACCGGCGACTGGACCCAAAGGAGGACACGGTGTCCCCCTTG GTTGA